In Betta splendens chromosome 19, fBetSpl5.4, whole genome shotgun sequence, the following proteins share a genomic window:
- the LOC114846264 gene encoding gap junction delta-3 protein-like, translating into MGEWSFLGDLFDKLQSHSSMLGRFWLLLMLVFRILILGTVASDLFEDEQEEFACNTLQPGCKQVCYDMAFPISQYRFWVFHIVLIASPSLVFLVYAMHHSKRQELARDLRLKKLYLINVAFRMVAEVGFLLSQWWMYGFKVEAQFPCSRFPCPYTVDCFTSRPAEKTIFLCFYFTVGVVSAASSCAEFVYSSTKLFGARSEAACACRSAGLRGSRREEEEEEEGGGRRLKGAATRSGSGRKVLSSGHKRRSGRYVSSKLLLV; encoded by the coding sequence aTGGGCGAGTGGAGCTTCCTCGGCGACCTCTTCGACAAGCTCCAGTCCCACTCGTCCATGCTGGGCCGCTTCTGGCTCCTGCTCATGCTCGTGTTCCGCATCCTGATCCTGGGGACGGTCGCCAGCGACCTGTTcgaggacgagcaggaggagTTCGCCTGCAACACCCTGCAGCCGGGCTGCAAGCAGGTGTGCTACGACATGGCCTTCCCCATCTCCCAGTACCGCTTCTGGGTCTTTCACATAGTCCTGATCGCGTCGCCCTCCCTGGTTTTCCTCGTCTACGCCATGCACCACAGCAAGAGGCAGGAGCTCGCGCGGGACCTGCGCTTGAAGAAGCTCTACCTCATCAACGTGGCCTTCCGCATGGTGGCGGAGGTGGGCTTCCTGCTGAGCCAGTGGTGGATGTACGGTTTCAAGGTGGAGGCCCAGTTCCCCTGCAGCCGCTTCCCCTGTCCCTACACCGTGGACTGCTTCACCTCCCGCCCGGCGGAGAAAAccatcttcctctgcttctaCTTCACCGTGGGGGTCGTCTCGGCGGCGTCCAGCTGCGCCGAGTTCGTCTACAGCTCCACCAAGCTGTTCGGCGCCCGCTCAGAGGCCGCCTGCGCCTGCCGGAGCGCGGGCCTCCGCGGCTCcaggcgagaggaggaggaggaggaggaggggggggggaggaggctgAAAGGAGCCGCGACCAGGAGCGGCTCCGGCAGAAAGGTCCTGAGCTCCGGCCACAAGCGCAGAAGCGGCAGATACGTGAGCAGCAAGCTACTCCTGGTGTGA